The following are encoded in a window of Halosimplex halophilum genomic DNA:
- a CDS encoding EthD domain-containing protein, translating into MHKHIALLNRREGERHDEFRERWLEERAPLVRDIEGVVRHHTVVPTDPDAAEFDGIAELYFESLADLQAAVGTGEDEQRGEGGLPAVGERSAFVGEEVLQRDETGGDTDGLYKHSAFLVRKAGMSHGAFRNYWETEHTPLARDIEGVVRYHTVYPVDPDGAAFDGVAELYFESLADLYDALGSPGSRDYDPGKEVAAAAREDVDNFLAVEERPRLIGRETVRFDATDREGY; encoded by the coding sequence ATGCACAAACACATCGCGCTGCTGAACCGGCGCGAGGGGGAGCGCCACGACGAGTTCCGCGAGCGGTGGCTGGAGGAACGGGCCCCCCTCGTTCGCGATATCGAGGGCGTCGTCCGCCACCACACGGTCGTCCCGACCGACCCCGACGCCGCCGAGTTCGACGGGATCGCCGAGCTGTACTTCGAGTCGCTGGCCGACCTGCAGGCCGCGGTGGGCACGGGCGAGGACGAGCAGCGGGGGGAGGGCGGCTTGCCCGCCGTCGGCGAGCGGTCGGCGTTCGTCGGCGAGGAGGTCCTCCAGCGGGACGAGACCGGGGGCGACACCGACGGGCTCTACAAGCACTCGGCGTTTCTGGTGCGGAAGGCGGGGATGAGCCACGGGGCCTTCCGCAACTACTGGGAGACCGAGCACACGCCGCTGGCCCGCGACATCGAGGGGGTCGTCCGCTACCACACGGTGTACCCCGTCGACCCCGACGGCGCCGCGTTCGACGGCGTCGCCGAGCTGTACTTCGAGTCGCTGGCGGATCTGTACGACGCGCTCGGCTCGCCCGGCTCGCGGGACTACGACCCGGGCAAGGAGGTGGCCGCGGCCGCCCGCGAGGACGTGGACAACTTCCTCGCCGTCGAGGAGCGGCCGCGACTCATCGGCCGCGAGACCGTCCGGTTCGACGCGACCGACCGCGAGGGGTACTGA
- a CDS encoding HD domain-containing protein, which produces MGGDDRRTDEGGDDPGSTRNDGGEYERQVRDAFPELDAITDEDLRERVVEAWTLGLRRGGWRDIHEIPYAWNIHEVSNVEHTRGVTEIAVEAAAVQRNRHGAAVDTDTVVAACLLHDVGKCYEYVAHVDDDLVDPDPRYAGEAIPHSLSGYALAHEVGCPLAVQRAIPHFLGEVPERTLAAELVKSANAASSNAITQATMGLSLDEWVERYSRTSD; this is translated from the coding sequence ATGGGCGGCGACGACCGACGAACCGACGAGGGGGGCGACGATCCCGGTTCGACCCGAAACGATGGGGGCGAGTACGAGCGACAGGTCCGTGACGCCTTTCCCGAACTCGACGCCATCACCGACGAGGACCTGCGCGAGCGGGTGGTCGAGGCCTGGACGCTGGGGCTCCGACGCGGCGGCTGGCGCGACATCCACGAGATCCCCTACGCCTGGAACATCCACGAGGTCAGCAACGTCGAACACACCCGGGGGGTGACGGAGATCGCGGTCGAGGCCGCCGCGGTCCAGCGGAACCGCCACGGTGCGGCGGTCGACACCGACACCGTCGTCGCCGCCTGTCTGCTGCACGACGTGGGCAAGTGCTACGAGTACGTCGCGCACGTCGACGACGACCTGGTGGACCCCGACCCGCGCTACGCCGGCGAGGCGATCCCCCACTCGCTGTCGGGCTACGCGCTCGCCCACGAGGTCGGCTGCCCGCTCGCCGTCCAGCGGGCGATCCCGCACTTCCTCGGCGAGGTCCCCGAGCGCACGCTGGCGGCCGAACTCGTCAAGAGCGCCAACGCGGCCTCCTCGAACGCGATCACGCAGGCGACGATGGGGCTCTCCCTCGACGAGTGGGTCGAGCGGTACTCGCGGACGAGCGACTGA
- a CDS encoding SIMPL domain-containing protein — protein sequence MNRNLAAVALTGIVLLSTVGLGSAALLGGAQAGNQSSTVSVSATGTVTAEPDRAVVDLAATAEADNATAATERLAEDTSTLRDALDDGNLSVESVATTSYSVFQRVDNGTTTYVARQSFAVTTTNTSEAGAVVDTAVANGAAEIDGVAFTVSDERRQEVRADAIDEAVDDARVQAEAVADSTDLALGEVRSVSTGDGSGFLVERAADAGTTVEPSPVSVSATVEITYNATAD from the coding sequence ATGAACCGGAACCTGGCGGCGGTCGCGCTGACCGGAATCGTCCTGCTGAGCACGGTCGGGCTCGGGAGCGCCGCGCTCCTGGGGGGCGCCCAGGCGGGCAACCAGAGTTCGACCGTCTCCGTCTCGGCGACGGGGACCGTGACGGCCGAACCCGACAGGGCCGTCGTCGACCTGGCCGCGACGGCGGAGGCCGACAACGCCACGGCGGCGACGGAGCGCCTGGCTGAGGACACCTCGACGCTCCGCGACGCGCTCGACGACGGAAATCTCTCCGTCGAGTCGGTCGCCACGACGAGCTACTCGGTCTTCCAGCGGGTCGACAACGGGACGACGACCTACGTCGCCCGCCAGTCGTTCGCGGTGACGACGACGAACACCAGCGAGGCCGGTGCCGTCGTCGACACCGCCGTCGCCAACGGCGCCGCCGAGATCGACGGCGTCGCGTTCACGGTCTCCGACGAGCGCCGGCAGGAGGTCCGCGCCGACGCCATCGACGAGGCGGTCGACGACGCCCGCGTCCAGGCCGAAGCCGTCGCCGACAGCACCGACCTCGCGCTCGGGGAGGTCCGCTCCGTGTCGACGGGCGACGGGAGCGGCTTCCTCGTCGAACGGGCCGCCGACGCGGGGACGACCGTCGAACCCAGCCCCGTCAGCGTCTCCGCGACCGTCGAGATCACCTACAACGCGACCGCCGACTGA
- a CDS encoding NAD-dependent epimerase/dehydratase family protein: protein MATVLVTGGTGFIGAYVAADLVDHGHDVVAFDLSTDETRLAKLGVADDVDVVRGDVTDPTAVVRTVRETGATRVVHLAALLTDAAEANPRAALDVNCGGTNNVFEAARALPDQIERVAWASSAAVYAPPEHYSAGGGDGEADGQPVVDEPVGDGTAWVTEDDLVYPDTLYGATKEYNEHQARVYAEEFGVSHVGLRPTVAYGPYRETGGSAFLVDLVEKPAVGESFAVEYGDQVIDWQYVRDIAQAFRKAAFADESALSQRIYNVRGECATIREAADAVRSVVPGADISVSDEGDLPWTQTLDITPAREDLGYEPEYGLEAGISEYVSVLREERGLDPV, encoded by the coding sequence ATGGCAACGGTACTGGTGACCGGCGGGACCGGCTTCATCGGGGCGTACGTCGCCGCGGACCTCGTCGACCACGGCCACGACGTGGTCGCGTTCGACCTGTCGACCGACGAGACCCGGCTGGCGAAACTGGGCGTCGCCGACGACGTAGACGTGGTCCGCGGCGACGTGACCGACCCGACGGCCGTCGTCCGGACGGTCCGGGAGACGGGGGCGACCCGCGTGGTCCACCTCGCCGCGCTGCTGACGGACGCGGCCGAGGCGAACCCGCGGGCGGCGCTCGACGTGAACTGCGGGGGGACGAACAACGTCTTCGAGGCGGCCCGGGCGCTCCCGGACCAGATCGAGCGCGTCGCGTGGGCGTCGTCGGCGGCGGTGTACGCGCCGCCCGAGCACTACTCGGCCGGGGGCGGCGACGGCGAGGCGGACGGCCAGCCGGTTGTCGACGAACCGGTCGGCGACGGGACGGCCTGGGTCACGGAGGACGACCTGGTCTACCCCGATACCCTCTACGGCGCGACCAAGGAGTACAACGAACACCAGGCGCGGGTCTACGCCGAGGAGTTCGGCGTCTCCCACGTCGGCCTCCGCCCGACCGTCGCGTACGGCCCCTACCGCGAGACCGGCGGTTCGGCGTTCCTCGTGGACCTGGTCGAGAAACCCGCCGTCGGGGAGTCGTTCGCCGTCGAGTACGGCGACCAGGTCATCGACTGGCAGTACGTCCGCGACATCGCGCAGGCGTTCCGCAAGGCCGCGTTCGCCGACGAGTCCGCCCTCTCCCAGCGGATCTACAACGTCCGCGGCGAGTGCGCCACGATCCGCGAGGCCGCCGACGCGGTCCGGTCCGTGGTGCCCGGCGCCGACATCTCCGTCTCCGACGAGGGCGACCTCCCGTGGACGCAGACGCTCGACATCACGCCGGCCCGCGAGGACCTGGGCTACGAACCCGAGTACGGCCTCGAAGCGGGTATCTCCGAGTACGTCTCCGTCCTCCGCGAGGAGCGGGGGCTCGACCCTGTCTGA
- a CDS encoding thiamine pyrophosphate-binding protein, producing MNTAERIAATLEALDVAYVFGYPGGRVIEVFDALGESDIEVVRPRDEREASVMAEAAGRITREPGVLAGQGPWIGSLGAVGQMEARLGSSPMVVITEASERGEYATLAPYQGARGDYGGLDLPSILDGVTAEHWEPRTPTETIRSLQLAFKHATAGRPGPCAVVLDGDAVTEEVPDDPMPPLWDDEAQARTWDARPVDGDLEQATAALDEAERPVILAGNGVHAANAYDELEAAAAAADAALATSYLGKSTVAETHDRAVGVVGSFGHEGANRAVSEADTLLVVGCRLNPMDTNWGAASFVRPDEQTILHADVDSRNAGWVYPADVGLIGDARATLAALADRLPDESDGDSWALDRAAAARKDFTAPACDSDAVPIKPQRAVAAVESVVDAETVVTADSGNNRFWLLNYLQTPARRTYFGSGGVGAMGWAAPAAVAAALVTDRDAIAVAGDGGFAMTMTAVETAVQRGVAPTFVVLNDTSLGMVRQMDDELPGTEFPDTDFVAVARAMGARGARVTEPEDLEPTLVDANADDRPTVVDVRIDRDEPMADRLASPFYEEVGGLHE from the coding sequence ATGAACACGGCCGAGCGGATCGCCGCGACGCTGGAAGCGCTCGACGTGGCGTACGTCTTCGGCTACCCCGGCGGGCGCGTGATCGAGGTGTTCGACGCGCTGGGGGAGTCGGACATCGAGGTGGTCCGGCCGCGCGACGAACGCGAGGCCAGCGTCATGGCCGAGGCCGCCGGTCGGATCACACGCGAGCCCGGTGTGCTCGCCGGACAGGGCCCGTGGATCGGGAGCCTCGGCGCCGTCGGCCAGATGGAGGCGCGGCTGGGGTCGTCGCCGATGGTCGTGATCACCGAGGCGAGCGAGCGCGGCGAGTACGCGACGCTCGCGCCGTACCAGGGGGCCCGCGGCGACTACGGGGGCCTCGACCTCCCGTCGATCCTCGACGGCGTGACCGCCGAGCACTGGGAGCCCCGGACGCCGACCGAGACGATCCGCAGCCTCCAGCTGGCGTTCAAGCACGCGACCGCCGGCCGACCGGGACCGTGCGCGGTCGTCCTCGACGGCGACGCCGTGACCGAGGAGGTACCCGACGATCCGATGCCGCCGCTGTGGGACGACGAGGCACAGGCCCGGACGTGGGACGCCCGGCCGGTCGACGGCGACCTCGAACAGGCGACAGCAGCGCTCGACGAGGCCGAGCGGCCCGTGATACTCGCGGGCAACGGCGTCCATGCGGCGAACGCCTACGACGAACTCGAGGCGGCCGCCGCGGCGGCCGACGCCGCCCTCGCGACCTCCTACCTCGGGAAGTCGACCGTCGCCGAGACGCACGACCGGGCGGTCGGGGTCGTCGGGTCGTTCGGCCACGAGGGCGCCAATCGGGCCGTCAGCGAGGCCGACACCCTGCTGGTCGTCGGCTGCCGGCTCAACCCGATGGACACCAACTGGGGCGCGGCGTCGTTCGTCCGCCCGGACGAGCAGACGATCCTCCACGCCGACGTGGACTCGCGCAACGCCGGGTGGGTCTACCCCGCGGACGTGGGGCTGATCGGCGACGCGCGAGCGACGCTGGCGGCGCTGGCCGACCGGCTACCGGACGAATCGGACGGGGACAGCTGGGCACTGGACCGCGCGGCCGCGGCGCGGAAGGACTTCACGGCGCCGGCCTGCGATTCGGACGCGGTGCCGATCAAGCCCCAGCGCGCCGTCGCCGCGGTCGAGTCGGTCGTGGACGCGGAGACGGTCGTGACTGCGGACTCGGGCAACAACCGCTTCTGGCTGCTCAACTACCTCCAGACGCCGGCCCGTCGGACGTACTTCGGGAGCGGCGGCGTCGGGGCGATGGGGTGGGCCGCGCCGGCGGCGGTCGCCGCGGCGCTGGTGACCGACCGCGACGCGATCGCCGTCGCCGGTGACGGCGGCTTCGCGATGACGATGACCGCCGTCGAGACGGCCGTCCAGCGAGGCGTCGCACCGACGTTCGTCGTCCTCAACGACACCTCGCTCGGGATGGTCCGCCAGATGGACGACGAGCTGCCGGGGACGGAGTTCCCGGACACCGACTTCGTCGCGGTGGCGCGGGCGATGGGGGCCCGCGGCGCCCGCGTGACGGAACCCGAAGACCTGGAACCGACGCTGGTGGACGCGAACGCCGACGACCGCCCGACCGTCGTCGACGTGCGCATCGACCGCGACGAACCGATGGCCGACCGGCTGGCGTCGCCGTTCTACGAGGAGGTCGGCGGGCTACACGAGTGA
- a CDS encoding nucleotidyltransferase family protein, with product MRGDPSVAGVLLAAGDSHRFGECDKLLATFDGEPLVRHAARTLVEADIGSTAAVVDPESPAVADALAGVDLAVVENPDAAAGQATSVRCGVRWARDRADAVVFALGDMPRVDPGTVDRLAEAYRAGRGSALAAGYDGQRGNPVLFDARHFDALAAVEGDRGGRGVFERADDAAVVETGDPGVLADVDTTADLIALRQ from the coding sequence GTGAGGGGCGACCCGAGCGTCGCGGGCGTGCTCCTGGCCGCGGGCGACAGCCACCGCTTCGGCGAGTGCGACAAACTGCTCGCGACGTTCGACGGCGAACCGCTGGTCCGTCACGCCGCACGGACGCTCGTCGAGGCCGACATCGGCTCGACCGCGGCCGTCGTCGACCCGGAGTCGCCGGCTGTCGCCGACGCGCTCGCCGGCGTCGACCTCGCGGTCGTCGAGAACCCCGACGCGGCCGCCGGCCAGGCCACGTCGGTCCGGTGCGGTGTCCGGTGGGCGCGCGACCGGGCCGACGCGGTCGTGTTCGCGCTCGGCGACATGCCGCGGGTCGACCCCGGGACCGTGGACCGGCTCGCCGAAGCCTACCGGGCGGGCCGCGGGTCCGCGCTCGCGGCGGGGTACGACGGCCAGCGGGGCAACCCGGTTCTGTTCGACGCCCGGCACTTCGACGCGCTCGCGGCTGTCGAGGGCGACCGTGGCGGCCGCGGCGTCTTCGAACGGGCCGACGACGCCGCGGTCGTCGAGACGGGCGACCCCGGCGTCCTCGCGGACGTGGACACCACCGCTGACCTCATCGCGCTCCGCCAGTGA
- a CDS encoding ornithine cyclodeaminase family protein, with protein MQTLLLDPDAVEEAAEMSAVVSAVEDAFAADARGDTQMPAKSYIDLPAYNGDFRSMPAYLDAGEWDAAAVKWVNVHPDNPADHDLPTVMGTVVYSDPETAFPLALLDGTTITRKRTGAAAAVATNHLAVEHARTMGIVGAGVQSYTQLEAVATVRPIEEVVVADRDQEKVAEFVAAFEDRFDVRGGSIEEAARCDVLSTVTPVEEPIVHSVGDHTHVNAIGADAAGKHEIADEVLLDSLLVIDDYEQCTHSGEINVPWSEGVLSDDDIHGELGEVVVGEKPGRTPETGVTVFDSTGLAIQDVAASHVVYEYAAEHDVGETVSLVDTDVL; from the coding sequence ATGCAGACGCTGCTTCTGGACCCCGATGCCGTCGAGGAAGCCGCGGAGATGTCGGCGGTCGTCTCCGCGGTCGAGGACGCCTTCGCCGCCGACGCGCGCGGCGACACCCAGATGCCCGCCAAGTCCTACATCGACCTGCCGGCGTACAACGGCGACTTCCGGTCGATGCCGGCGTACCTGGACGCCGGCGAGTGGGACGCCGCGGCGGTCAAGTGGGTCAACGTCCACCCCGACAACCCCGCCGACCACGACCTCCCGACGGTGATGGGCACCGTCGTCTACTCCGACCCCGAGACCGCGTTCCCGCTCGCGCTGCTCGACGGGACGACGATCACGCGCAAGCGCACCGGCGCGGCCGCGGCCGTAGCGACGAACCACCTCGCCGTCGAGCACGCCCGGACGATGGGTATCGTCGGCGCGGGCGTCCAGTCGTACACGCAACTGGAGGCGGTCGCCACCGTCCGGCCCATCGAGGAGGTCGTCGTCGCCGACCGCGACCAGGAGAAGGTCGCGGAGTTCGTCGCGGCCTTCGAGGACCGGTTCGACGTGCGCGGCGGGTCTATCGAGGAGGCCGCCCGCTGTGACGTGCTCTCGACGGTGACGCCGGTCGAGGAGCCCATCGTCCACAGTGTCGGCGACCACACCCACGTCAACGCCATCGGTGCCGACGCCGCCGGGAAACACGAGATCGCCGACGAGGTCCTGCTCGACTCCCTCCTGGTCATCGACGACTACGAGCAGTGCACCCACTCGGGGGAGATCAACGTCCCCTGGAGCGAGGGCGTCCTCTCCGACGACGACATCCACGGCGAACTCGGCGAGGTCGTCGTCGGCGAGAAACCGGGTCGCACGCCAGAGACCGGCGTGACCGTCTTCGACTCGACGGGTCTGGCCATCCAGGACGTGGCGGCCAGCCACGTCGTCTACGAGTACGCCGCCGAGCACGACGTGGGCGAGACCGTCTCGCTGGTCGATACCGACGTGCTCTGA
- a CDS encoding universal stress protein: MYTVLLPVDMAESRATAQVETAIGLPNADEDVAVKLLHVFREADRAEEASPLQLRAGEHAHERLEEAGLDVEPMTRYGDPAEGILAAADEVDADMILLGGRKRSPLGSVLFGSVSQEVTLDAERPVVVTGDREQQHIPSHRCQSCGEEYYTDDDMTIPSCRNCGGTKVERVGEESEEPTPTA; encoded by the coding sequence ATGTACACAGTCCTGCTGCCGGTCGACATGGCGGAGTCGCGGGCGACGGCGCAGGTAGAGACGGCGATCGGGCTCCCGAACGCGGACGAGGACGTGGCGGTGAAGCTCCTGCACGTGTTCCGGGAGGCCGACCGGGCCGAGGAGGCGTCGCCGCTCCAGCTCAGGGCGGGCGAGCACGCCCACGAGCGGCTAGAGGAGGCGGGCCTCGACGTGGAGCCGATGACCCGGTACGGCGACCCTGCCGAAGGCATCCTGGCGGCCGCGGACGAGGTGGACGCGGACATGATCCTGCTCGGCGGGCGCAAGCGGTCGCCGCTCGGCTCGGTGCTGTTCGGCAGCGTCAGTCAGGAGGTCACGCTCGACGCCGAGCGGCCGGTGGTCGTCACCGGCGACCGCGAACAGCAGCACATCCCGAGCCACCGCTGCCAGAGCTGCGGCGAGGAGTACTACACCGACGACGACATGACGATCCCCTCGTGTCGCAACTGCGGCGGCACGAAGGTCGAGCGCGTCGGCGAGGAGTCCGAGGAACCGACGCCGACGGCGTAA
- the thsB gene encoding thermosome subunit beta, which yields MSQQRMQGQPMIILGEDSQRMKDKDAQSHNISAARAVAESVRSTLGPKGMDKMLVDSLGDVTVTNDGVTILTEMDIDNPTAEMIVEVAEAQEDEAGDGTTTAVAIAGELLKNAEDLLEQDIHPTSIIRGFNMASTKAKEEIGEIATSVDPSDEEILKSVAETSMTGKGAELNKDVLVDLVVEAIQAVTVEADNGDHVPDLQFLNIQTQTGRAVSDSDLLEGGIIDKDAVHSDMPETVEDANVLLLDTPIEVEETETDAQLNLDSPDQLQDFIEQEEERLKEMVQTIKDAGANVVFCQKGIDDMAQHYLAKEGILAVRRVKKSDIEFVSEVLESRIVSDIDSVTADDITEGKVTRDEDDELFYVEGEGHGATLLLRGSTDHVVDELERGINDALDVVASTVADGRVLAGGGATEVELAGRVRDYADSVSGREQLAVEAFADSLELVPRVLAENAGLDSIDTLVDLRAAHEDGDEHAGLNVHSGDVVDTFEAGVVEPAHAKEQAVSSASEAANLVMKIDDIIAAGDLSTEGDEDEGGPGGPGGMGGMGGGMGGMM from the coding sequence ATGAGTCAGCAGCGAATGCAGGGTCAGCCCATGATTATTCTGGGCGAGGACTCCCAGCGGATGAAGGACAAGGACGCGCAGAGCCACAACATCTCCGCCGCGCGTGCGGTCGCCGAGTCGGTCCGGTCGACACTCGGGCCGAAGGGGATGGACAAGATGCTCGTCGACTCGCTCGGCGACGTGACCGTCACCAACGACGGCGTGACCATCCTCACCGAGATGGACATCGACAACCCGACCGCCGAGATGATCGTCGAGGTCGCCGAGGCCCAGGAGGACGAGGCCGGCGACGGCACGACGACGGCGGTCGCCATCGCGGGCGAGCTCCTGAAAAACGCCGAGGACCTGCTGGAGCAGGACATCCACCCCACCTCGATCATCCGCGGGTTCAACATGGCCTCCACGAAGGCCAAAGAGGAGATCGGCGAGATCGCCACCTCGGTCGACCCCAGCGACGAGGAGATCCTCAAGTCGGTCGCCGAGACCTCCATGACCGGCAAGGGCGCCGAGCTCAACAAGGACGTGCTCGTCGACCTGGTCGTCGAGGCCATCCAGGCGGTCACCGTCGAGGCCGACAACGGCGACCACGTCCCGGACCTGCAGTTCCTCAACATCCAGACCCAGACGGGCCGCGCGGTCTCCGACTCGGACCTGCTGGAGGGCGGCATCATCGACAAGGACGCCGTCCACAGCGACATGCCCGAGACCGTCGAGGACGCCAACGTCCTCCTGCTGGACACGCCCATCGAGGTCGAGGAGACCGAGACGGACGCCCAGCTCAACCTCGACAGCCCCGACCAGCTCCAGGACTTCATCGAGCAGGAGGAGGAGCGGCTCAAGGAGATGGTCCAGACCATCAAGGACGCGGGCGCCAACGTCGTCTTCTGCCAGAAGGGCATCGACGACATGGCCCAGCACTACCTCGCCAAGGAGGGCATCCTGGCGGTCCGCCGCGTCAAGAAGTCCGACATCGAGTTCGTCTCCGAGGTCCTCGAATCGCGCATCGTCTCCGACATCGATTCGGTCACCGCCGACGACATCACCGAGGGCAAAGTCACCCGCGACGAGGACGACGAACTGTTCTACGTCGAGGGTGAGGGTCACGGCGCGACCCTCCTCCTGCGCGGCTCCACCGACCACGTCGTCGACGAGCTCGAACGCGGCATCAACGACGCGCTCGACGTGGTCGCCTCCACCGTCGCCGACGGTCGCGTCCTCGCGGGCGGCGGCGCCACCGAGGTCGAACTCGCCGGCCGCGTCCGCGACTACGCCGACTCCGTCAGCGGCCGCGAGCAGCTGGCCGTCGAGGCGTTCGCCGACTCGCTGGAGCTCGTCCCGCGCGTGCTCGCCGAGAACGCCGGGCTCGACTCCATCGACACGCTGGTCGACCTGCGCGCCGCCCACGAGGACGGCGACGAGCACGCCGGCCTGAACGTCCACTCCGGCGACGTGGTCGACACCTTCGAGGCCGGCGTCGTCGAGCCGGCCCACGCCAAGGAACAGGCCGTCTCCTCGGCCTCCGAGGCCGCCAACCTCGTCATGAAGATCGACGACATCATCGCCGCCGGCGATCTCTCCACCGAGGGCGACGAGGACGAGGGCGGCCCCGGCGGCCCCGGCGGCATGGGCGGTATGGGCGGCGGCATGGGCGGCATGATGTGA
- a CDS encoding DUF7383 domain-containing protein produces the protein MGDRRPNYALVPFQQHLGQNEESLAVPWAEFVGDETDELTFEVPTDDATEAYLELQAYDVEEYGHEIRVNGVALSGFDIPPADGWQQWMDTLTGIDLTEGENTIRVERDTDTTDAFVVGVVVVHWKEPVD, from the coding sequence ATGGGAGACCGCCGCCCCAACTACGCGCTCGTCCCGTTCCAGCAACACCTCGGGCAGAACGAGGAGAGCCTCGCCGTCCCGTGGGCCGAGTTCGTCGGCGACGAGACCGACGAGCTGACCTTCGAGGTACCGACCGACGACGCGACCGAGGCCTACCTCGAACTCCAGGCCTACGACGTCGAGGAGTACGGCCACGAGATCCGGGTCAACGGCGTCGCGCTCTCGGGGTTCGACATCCCGCCCGCCGACGGCTGGCAGCAGTGGATGGACACGCTCACGGGCATCGACCTCACGGAGGGCGAGAACACCATCAGGGTCGAGCGCGACACCGACACCACCGACGCGTTCGTCGTCGGCGTCGTCGTCGTCCACTGGAAGGAACCGGTCGACTGA